CGCCAACCGACTACTGGCGCCTGAACGATCCGAGTGGCACGAGTGCGCGAGACAGTGGCAGCGGCGCGCATCACGGCACGTACGGTGGCAGTCCGTCGCTGGCGACCAACACCTCTGGCGACGATAGCGCGACCGGCGACCTCATGCGCTTCTATGACGGCGTCGATGATGCGATCGCGGTGTCATCGGTCGCCGCCTCCACCACCACATTCACGATCGCGGCGTGGATCTGGCCGAGTTCTGGCCCGTTCGATCCGTTCGGGGCGATTCTCGTCAAGTCCGACAGCACGGGATTCTTTCTCCATCAAGACACCTACAAACTGTCGCTGGTGTATTCGGCCGCCGCGCATGATTCCTCGTCAGCCATCTCGACGAGTGGATTTTCGCACATCGCCGTGTCTGTCAACGCGGGAGCCGGCACGTTCTATATCAACGGGACGGCGTCAGGCACGTGCGCGAGCGTCCCAAGTTTCGCGTTCGATTCACTCGTCTCCATCGCCGGGTTTGTGCCCTTCAAGGGCTATCTGACGGACGTGGCCTTCTGGGCTGGCACGGCGCTGTCCGGCGCGCAGATTGCTGCCCTCTACGCCTTGCGCACGGTCAGGCTGAAGCGCGAAAGCCTGCACATCTCGAAGACGATCAAAGGCGTCGATACAGCCTCGTGCCAGGTGGACTCGACCGATGGCAGCTACCGGCCACAGGTGGGCTCGCGCGTCATGCTCACCAATGGTCTGACGGAGTTCGGATCGATCCGGTATTTCGTCGGCGTGATTGACGCGCCCGAAGAAGCCGGGATCACCGACAAGACGACGCCGATCCGCACGTCGATCAGTGCGGTCGATCTGAAGTCGCTGACAGACCGCCGCACGATCTCGGTCGAACTCGCGGCCGGCACGATGAAGTCGCAACTGGAGACGCTCGTCCCGTATCTGTCCGACTACGGCGTGATGCTCGATACCGCGCAGGTGGATGGGCCGGACCTCGAAGCGGTCAGCTATACCGACACCTCGCTGACGACCATCCTGGACAACATGGCGACGACGACAGCCGGGATGGGCACGCCGTACTTCTGGCGCATCAACGGCTTTTCGCTGTTGGCGATGCTGGAAACGGCCGGCATCAACGCCGCGTTCAACATCGCGGCCAATGACGGCCACGTCAAAGGCGACGTGACGGTCAGGCAGCGCCGAGAGAACTACTACGCGAACCGCGTGATTGTGCTCGGCGGCAGCGGCTCGGCCGACTACAACCACGCTGGA
The nucleotide sequence above comes from Gemmatimonadota bacterium. Encoded proteins:
- a CDS encoding LamG domain-containing protein → DDRGHGRGIRAAEPSRMSLTLFIPDRYAQGVLALSPTDYWRLNDPSGTSARDSGSGAHHGTYGGSPSLATNTSGDDSATGDLMRFYDGVDDAIAVSSVAASTTTFTIAAWIWPSSGPFDPFGAILVKSDSTGFFLHQDTYKLSLVYSAAAHDSSSAISTSGFSHIAVSVNAGAGTFYINGTASGTCASVPSFAFDSLVSIAGFVPFKGYLTDVAFWAGTALSGAQIAALYALRTVRLKRESLHISKTIKGVDTASCQVDSTDGSYRPQVGSRVMLTNGLTEFGSIRYFVGVIDAPEEAGITDKTTPIRTSISAVDLKSLTDRRTISVELAAGTMKSQLETLVPYLSDYGVMLDTAQVDGPDLEAVSYTDTSLTTILDNMATTTAGMGTPYFWRINGFSLLAMLETAGINAAFNIAANDGHVKGDVTVRQRRENYYANRVIVLGGSGSADYNHAGPLIETHFGNGSTRVFTLDATTARVLIANVYRSGVFEAGYNVFDYPDAQPWTFDVTTNTLHQDSGQTVLSSADEVKPDYIGQLPVRAQADDSTEQSAVGLWEKLIRVPDIVTKPALQDIADAELVKRKTTPKAVSYATYSTGIDVGYSQTITLSARALSGSFLVTDLELDDIGRRDESLRATVTLQQGAQFQDTVRDTIKGWSEQPSTSAAVGATGEAGATGATGPTGSTGATGATGATGGAGTTGATGATGPAGPTGPTGATGPLGATGATGPQGDPGNAGGVTDDISCESIHVMHFVDGIFTGVD